The Anaerolineales bacterium region AATCTTGAAACCGAGATGTTTTTGAACATCGTTGGTCTCGATATGGCGGACGAACACCGCCTACTCGACCAACGGAGCATTATTGAAATTATGAATACCCAACAACTTAACCACTCTTTCCGAAACAATGAAATCTCTGCTCGAGAGCTAATCTCCAGTCTCCAGTCTCTTTTCGATTCCTGTGAACCGAACGTTTTAGCCTTTATCCCCGAACCCAACCGCTTCGACCGTTTGCTCAAAGAAGCCGAAGAACTGGTAAAAAAATATCCCGATGTCGAGAATCGCCCGCCTCTCTTCGGCATGACCGTTGGCGTCAAGGATATTTTCCACGTGGATGGATTCGTCACACAAGCGGGAAGCAAACTCCCTGCCGAGGAACTGCAAGGCGCGGAAGCCGCCAGTGTGACACGACTCAAAAACGCGGGCGCGCTGGTCATGGGCAAAACCGTCACGACCGAGTTTGCCTACTTCACGCCAGGTCCCACGCGCAACCCGCATAATCCCGAACATACGCCTGGCGGTTCGAGCAGTGGATCGGCGGCGGCAATCGGCGCGGGGATGTGCGATCTCGCTCTCGGCACGCAGACCATCGGCTCGGTGATTCGTCCTGCCGCGTTTTGCGGAGCGGTTGGATTCAAACCAACATACGAACGAATTTCTCGCGCGGGCGTCATTCCGCTTTCACCGACGTTCGATCATGTTGGGTTTTTTACAAGCGATGTTGCAACAGCAAATCGAGTTGCAAGTGTGTTGATTGGAGATCGGAGAGTGGAGGCTGTCACTCGTAAACCGACACTTGGGATTCCCGAAGGTCCATATTTGGATTGCGCTTCCAAAGAAGGTCTTGCTCACTTTGAGGGCATATGCAAATTACTAAGTACTAATTACCAATTACGCTCAATCCGCATCATGGATAATTTTCAAGAAATCCGCAACCGCCACGACGCCATCATGTCTTACGATGCCGCGTCAGTTCATAAAGATTGGTTCGCCAAACACGAATCCCTCTACTCCGCCAAATTCTCCGACCTTATCAAGCGCGGACAAAAAGTCACCAATCTCCAGTCTCTAATCTCAGCCCGTGACGATTTTCGTACGCAAGTTAGCAAAATTATGGAAGATAACAACCTCGACCTCTGGCTCTGCCCTCCCGCCATCGGACCCGCGCCAAAGGGACTCGACTCCACAGGCGACCCAGTCATGTGCCTGCCGTGGACTCAAATTGGCTTTCCTGCCATCAATATTCCAACGACCAAAAATGAAGAAGGCTTGCCACTGGGCTTACAACTCGTCGGCAAATGGAATGGTGACGAATCCCTACTCGCATGGGCAGAGGAGATTGAAAAAGTGGTGAGAAAAATATGACCTCTGTATCGCGACATTTATGTCGCCCTTTATACAAAAGCGACACCGCGAAGCGTGTCGCGTTACGGGATGCGAGAAAAATATGACGGTTATCAAGTGGAACATCCGCGCGGGAACGTATTACGACTCGGTTGTGCTGATGCAACTTCAGCGCGGCTTGCTTGAACTGAACGGTGTGATTGACGCGGGCGTGGTCATGGCGACGCCTGCCAATAAAGATTTGCTTGCGACGAATAACCTCCTGCCAGATGCTATCTCTGCCAATCCCGATGATTTGTTGATCGTCGTCAAAGCCAACGATGATTCTTCCGCCGAAAATGCAATCAACCAAGTGGATGAACTCCTCACAAGGCGAAAGTCATCCTCGGTTTCAGAAGATTTCCGCCCGCGCAGTTTATCCGCCGCAG contains the following coding sequences:
- a CDS encoding amidase — its product is MNIVGLDMADEHRLLDQRSIIEIMNTQQLNHSFRNNEISARELISSLQSLFDSCEPNVLAFIPEPNRFDRLLKEAEELVKKYPDVENRPPLFGMTVGVKDIFHVDGFVTQAGSKLPAEELQGAEAASVTRLKNAGALVMGKTVTTEFAYFTPGPTRNPHNPEHTPGGSSSGSAAAIGAGMCDLALGTQTIGSVIRPAAFCGAVGFKPTYERISRAGVIPLSPTFDHVGFFTSDVATANRVASVLIGDRRVEAVTRKPTLGIPEGPYLDCASKEGLAHFEGICKLLSTNYQLRSIRIMDNFQEIRNRHDAIMSYDAASVHKDWFAKHESLYSAKFSDLIKRGQKVTNLQSLISARDDFRTQVSKIMEDNNLDLWLCPPAIGPAPKGLDSTGDPVMCLPWTQIGFPAINIPTTKNEEGLPLGLQLVGKWNGDESLLAWAEEIEKVVRKI